From a single Phalacrocorax aristotelis chromosome 1, bGulAri2.1, whole genome shotgun sequence genomic region:
- the GGACT gene encoding gamma-glutamylaminecyclotransferase, with the protein MARVFVYGTLKKGQPNYKHMINTAKGLAKFQGRGRTVEKYPLVIAGKYNIPYMLNIPGTGHHVAGEIYSVDDQMLQFLDEFEGCPDMYQRTLMRIEVVEWEGKGGAGEARAGAEGVVECFVYSTMTYPPEWVGLPYHDSYDSSGKHGLSYVLRESRD; encoded by the coding sequence ATGGCCCGTGTCTTCGTCTACGGCACGCTGAAGAAGGGCCAGCCCAACTACAAGCACATGATCAACACAGCCAAGGGGCTAGCGAAATTCCAAGGAAGGGGCCGCACGGTGGAGAAGTATCCTCTGGTGATTGCAGGAAAATACAACATTCCTTACATGCTGAACATCCCGGGAACAGGACACCACGTTGCTGGGGAGATTTACTCGGTCGACGACCAGATGCTGCAGTTCCTGGATGAGTTTGAAGGCTGCCCAGACATGTACCAGCGTACCCTGATGAGAATCGAGGTGGTggagtgggaagggaagggtggCGCGGGCGAGGCGCGGGCAGGTGCCGAGGGCGTCGTGGAATGCTTCGTGTACAGCACGATGACGTACCCGCCCGAGTGGGTCGGCCTCCCCTACCATGACAGTTACGACTCCTCAGGGAAACACGGCCTCTCCTACGTCCTACGCGAAAGCCGGGATTAG